The genomic interval GCCTCTCGCTCAATCCTAAGCAGTGCTTCATAAGGTGTGGGGTCGTAATATCCTTCCGCGTTAAACTTGCTGATACTCATGGTATTACCCCCTGCCTATGCGCTTTTTTGTTCACGTTCGATTACAGGCAATATACCTTTCTTGTTTTTAAGAAGGTCATAGATAAATAGCCTTCCTTTTTGTGTCCAATATGTGTGCATTACGCTTCTTTCTGCATCAATAGCATGAGTCTTGGACTGCGTGTATCCTTGATCGGCGTACTCCTGATATAAAAGCCAGCAGTTTCCCATTTTGTACTGTACTCCAAGCTCATGAAGCAGCTTATTGAAAGCGCGGCCAGACATTCCGTAATCCTTGGCAATCTTGCTGATCGGCACAAGGCTTTTATTTTGCAATATGAGATCATAATAGCTCGCCTTGGGCTTTAGCTCGCTGATAATCTGTTTATTCTTTGCATTTTCTATTTCTAAAGATTTCCGTCTGTCGCGTTCTGCCTTCAGTTCAGAGAAAATCCTGATACCATACTCCGGATTAGAAATCATCTCTTCGATAACTTTATCTGTAGCATAAACTCCATATTTTCTGATCGTGGGCAGCACTTCATCAAAGACCCATCTTTCAAAGCGTTC from Tepidimicrobium xylanilyticum carries:
- a CDS encoding phage antirepressor, encoding MNNLQVFKNTEFGELKVLVIDGKEYFPAADCARMLGYLDPYDAIKRHTKGSVKHRVLTSGGEQDIKFIPEGDLFRLIVKSKLPAAERFERWVFDEVLPTIRKYGVYATDKVIEEMISNPEYGIRIFSELKAERDRRKSLEIENAKNKQIISELKPKASYYDLILQNKSLVPISKIAKDYGMSGRAFNKLLHELGVQYKMGNCWLLYQEYADQGYTQSKTHAIDAERSVMHTYWTQKGRLFIYDLLKNKKGILPVIEREQKSA